One region of Oryza sativa Japonica Group chromosome 5, ASM3414082v1 genomic DNA includes:
- the LOC4338890 gene encoding protein VASCULATURE COMPLEXITY AND CONNECTIVITY codes for MDKTVIVVSAVVGSLGLLSAILGFAAESTKITISDVRVSGDECLYPQNPSLRLGLCAAVLLLLAQVTVSAIGGCGCCCGNGKPRGIPSSKTNRVVGIVFAVASWIAAVIAVVLFVEGAAWNANVARDTAPVCYFLKDGVFAAAAVLALAATALGVASYVMLRRQLPDDDDDAPAGAVASWRQPLLHSGIAMGHPQFPPHPQWHSQV; via the exons ATGGACAAGACGGTGatcgtcgtctccgccgtcgtcggGTCCCTGGGGTTGCTGAGCGCCATTCTGGGATTCGCCGCCGAGAGCACAAAGATCACT ATTTCGGACGTGCGGGTTTCCGGCGACGAGTGCCTGTACCCGCAGAACCCCTCGCTAAGGCTGGGGCTCTGCGCCGCCGTATTGCTGCTTCTGGCGCAGGTCACCGTGTCCGCcatcggcggctgcggctgctgctgcggcaaCGGCAAGCCCCGCGGCATCCCGTCCTCCAAGACCAACCGGGTCGTCGGCATCGTCTTCGCCGTTGCCTCATG GATAGCGGCGGTGATCGCCGTAGTGCTGTTCGTGGAGGGGGCGGCGTGGAACGCCAACGTGGCGAGGGACACCGCGCCGGTGTGCTACTTCCTCAAGGACGGCGTCTtcgcggccgcggccgtgcTGGCCCTCGCCGCCACGGCGCTCGGTGTCGCCTCCTACGTCATGCTCCGCAGGCAGctgcccgacgacgacgacgacgcaccgGCGGGCGCGGTCGCGTCCTGGAGGCAGCCGCTGCTGCACTCCGGGATCGCGATGGGCCACCCGCAGTTCCCGCCGCATCCTCAATGGCATTCGCAGGTTTAG